A stretch of Acidimicrobiales bacterium DNA encodes these proteins:
- a CDS encoding PLP-dependent aminotransferase family protein has protein sequence MHPLLSQRARNQTTSAIRDLLEQAKRPGMISLAGGLPDPTLFPADQLASLAAECIRGDADATLQYGLTAGRVELREHIVATTPAAATIDEVVVTTGSQQALHLLSLVLLDPGDTVVVGDPDYLGALQAFRGAGAALAAVPIDDDGLDTDALAARLAEGLRPAFVYVVPHFHNPTGVTLGSARRAALLDLADRYGFLVVFDDPYRELGVDGAPAEPDPHPAAVQLRSISKVLAPGLRVGWMIAPAWLARAVEQAKQSADLHTSSLSQALAHAAITAPWFPTHVDGLRAATRTKRDVLLDALTARFGEQIATTTPTGGMFVWATFADDTDTTTLLPVALDHGVAFVPGGAFGVDADHGASLRLSWATATPPQLADAIDRLGAAHAALVSA, from the coding sequence ATGCACCCGCTGCTGAGCCAACGCGCCCGCAACCAGACCACGTCGGCCATCCGCGACCTGCTCGAGCAGGCCAAGCGACCAGGCATGATCTCACTCGCCGGAGGCCTCCCCGACCCGACACTGTTCCCCGCGGACCAACTGGCTTCGCTCGCGGCCGAGTGCATCCGCGGCGATGCCGACGCCACGCTCCAGTACGGGCTCACCGCCGGGCGCGTCGAGTTGCGCGAGCACATCGTCGCGACGACCCCGGCGGCCGCCACGATCGACGAGGTCGTCGTGACCACGGGCAGCCAACAGGCGCTGCATCTGCTGAGCCTCGTGCTCCTCGACCCCGGCGACACGGTGGTGGTCGGCGATCCGGACTATCTCGGCGCCCTCCAGGCGTTCCGGGGCGCCGGCGCCGCGCTCGCGGCCGTGCCGATCGACGACGACGGGCTGGACACCGATGCCCTCGCGGCGCGTCTCGCCGAGGGACTGCGGCCGGCCTTCGTCTATGTCGTCCCCCACTTCCACAATCCGACCGGGGTGACCCTCGGCTCGGCGCGACGGGCCGCCCTGCTCGACCTCGCCGACCGCTACGGCTTCCTCGTCGTCTTCGACGATCCGTACCGCGAGCTGGGCGTGGACGGTGCGCCCGCCGAGCCGGACCCCCACCCGGCGGCCGTGCAGCTCCGCAGCATCTCGAAGGTGCTCGCTCCCGGTCTCCGCGTGGGCTGGATGATCGCACCGGCGTGGCTCGCCCGCGCCGTGGAGCAGGCGAAGCAGTCCGCCGACCTGCACACCAGCAGCCTCAGTCAGGCACTCGCCCACGCGGCCATCACCGCGCCCTGGTTCCCGACCCATGTCGACGGTCTCCGGGCGGCCACCCGCACGAAGCGCGACGTCCTGCTCGACGCGCTCACCGCTCGGTTCGGGGAGCAGATCGCCACGACCACGCCCACCGGCGGCATGTTCGTGTGGGCGACGTTCGCCGACGACACCGACACGACGACACTCCTACCGGTCGCCCTCGATCACGGTGTCGCCTTCGTGCCCGGGGGCGCCTTCGGTGTCGACGCCGACCATGGAGCCAGCCTCCGGTTGAGCTGGGCAACGGCCACCCCGCCGCAGCTGGCCGACGCCATCGACCGGCTCGGCGCCGCCCACGCCGCCCTCGTTTCGGCCTAG
- a CDS encoding lysophospholipid acyltransferase family protein has product MAAPPRPVIRRPISITLTVVAATIGVIVTPAAVLLLGAIDLVTRDRFRRTRMWLLTVATLVVEFAAIVAMAGILAWHVGRLDREPAQGRFHRLEWWWAGRHITNLRVLAGVRWVVENPEELGHGRAIALARHASHADSILPVLLFGIVGRRRLRYTLKDDLQWAPAMDIVGNLLPNVFVDRSPTDDSPLWDRLEHLASGLDDGVAVIFPEGTFFTPQRLERAATRLGESRPDLEAAARTLEHMLPPRPAGTEALLAGAPDADIVLVAHEGMEAFSDLASIRRGLPLESPVRVRLWRIPRAEVPDGDLAAWLLERWIDLDRWIQKRVLERRDCDGMPPSLVSAEEIRP; this is encoded by the coding sequence ATGGCCGCTCCGCCTCGGCCGGTGATTCGCCGCCCGATCAGCATCACCCTGACTGTCGTCGCGGCGACGATCGGAGTGATCGTCACGCCGGCCGCGGTGCTGCTGCTCGGCGCGATCGACCTCGTCACCCGGGACCGCTTCCGCCGCACCCGGATGTGGCTGCTGACCGTGGCGACGCTGGTCGTGGAGTTCGCGGCGATCGTCGCGATGGCGGGGATACTGGCCTGGCACGTGGGCCGACTCGACCGGGAACCGGCCCAGGGGCGTTTCCACCGGCTCGAATGGTGGTGGGCGGGCCGCCACATCACGAACCTGCGCGTCCTCGCAGGCGTGCGCTGGGTCGTCGAGAATCCCGAGGAGCTCGGTCACGGCCGGGCCATCGCGCTCGCCCGCCACGCCAGCCACGCCGACTCGATCCTGCCCGTGCTGCTGTTCGGGATCGTCGGGCGCCGCCGCCTTCGCTACACCCTGAAGGACGATCTCCAGTGGGCGCCCGCGATGGACATCGTGGGCAACCTGCTGCCGAACGTGTTCGTCGATCGCTCCCCGACCGACGATTCCCCCCTGTGGGACCGCCTCGAACACCTCGCCTCCGGCCTCGACGACGGCGTCGCGGTGATCTTCCCCGAAGGAACCTTCTTCACCCCACAACGCCTCGAGCGGGCCGCCACCCGCCTGGGTGAGAGCCGACCGGATCTCGAAGCCGCCGCCCGCACCCTCGAACACATGCTCCCGCCCCGGCCGGCCGGCACCGAGGCGCTCCTGGCCGGCGCTCCGGATGCCGACATCGTCCTCGTCGCCCACGAGGGAATGGAAGCGTTCAGCGATCTCGCGTCGATCCGGCGGGGCCTTCCCCTCGAATCGCCCGTGCGGGTGCGACTCTGGCGCATCCCGAGGGCCGAGGTGCCGGACGGCGATCTCGCAGCGTGGCTCCTCGAACGATGGATCGATCTCGATCGGTGGATCCAGAAGCGGGTGCTCGAACGTAGAGACTGCGACGGGATGCCCCCGTCGCTGGTCAGTGCAGAGGAGATCCGCCCATGA
- a CDS encoding alpha/beta hydrolase, with protein MPPRPSRVLAALEVRALGEMGSFAWSAPALAAVLPRGEGRPVLVLPGFLADDSSTRAMRRLLRQLGHQVHGWRLGRNIGPSNEIIDGMVERVDALHRAHGTIDIVGWSLGGIYAREIARLAPHVVRQVITMGSPFQTTGSHESNVSGAFRALQNRHDPHFEEHRVPSWARDPIPVWTTSIYTKSDGIVHWSQCLNVHHPHTENIEVRGSHCGLGFNPAAMWIIADRLAQPSDRWQRFKPAGPLRYLFPRGTGFDVGAVAA; from the coding sequence ATGCCTCCCCGCCCGTCACGAGTACTCGCCGCGCTCGAGGTTCGCGCGCTCGGTGAGATGGGTTCGTTCGCGTGGAGCGCCCCGGCACTCGCGGCCGTGCTCCCCCGCGGCGAGGGGCGCCCGGTGCTGGTCCTGCCCGGCTTCCTCGCCGACGACTCGAGCACGCGGGCGATGCGCCGCCTGCTTCGCCAGCTCGGCCACCAAGTGCACGGGTGGCGGCTGGGGCGCAACATCGGGCCGAGCAACGAGATCATCGACGGCATGGTGGAACGGGTCGACGCCCTGCACCGGGCCCACGGGACGATCGACATCGTCGGTTGGAGCCTCGGCGGCATCTACGCCCGGGAGATCGCCCGGCTGGCCCCCCACGTCGTGCGCCAGGTCATCACGATGGGATCGCCGTTCCAGACCACCGGCAGTCACGAATCCAACGTCAGCGGGGCGTTCCGGGCCTTGCAGAACCGGCACGATCCCCACTTCGAGGAGCATCGCGTCCCGTCGTGGGCCCGGGATCCGATCCCGGTGTGGACGACGTCGATCTACACGAAGTCGGACGGCATCGTGCACTGGTCCCAGTGTCTGAACGTGCATCATCCCCACACCGAGAACATCGAGGTGCGCGGCAGCCATTGCGGGCTCGGGTTCAACCCCGCCGCCATGTGGATCATCGCCGACCGCCTCGCCCAGCCCTCCGACCGCTGGCAACGGTTCAAGCCCGCCGGCCCGCTCCGCTATCTGTTCCCCAGGGGCACCGGGTTCGACGTCGGCGCGGTGGCCGCCTGA